GGCCTGTTGGTCTTTTTGATTTACCTCATGTTGCGCATTCGAACTGCCGCCCTGCAGGCCGACCGCAGACGCCTGGAGGCCGCTGTGGCTGCGCGCAGCGCGGAATTGGCAAACGCAAACCGTGAACTTGCCGAAGCGGCTCTGACCGATCCTCTGACCGGGGTCGGCAACCGCAGGTTCTTCGACAGTATGATTGCCTCCGACATCAGCCAGGCGATTCGCGCATATTCCGATTCCTCTCACAGCACCGATCACCGCGACCTGATTTTTTATCTGGTTGATATTGACCACTTCAAAGAAATCAACGATATGCACGGCCACCATGTGGGAGATCATGCGCTGGTCGAGATGGCGCGGCGCTTTTCGCGCGTGGTACGCACATCTGACATGCTCATCCGCTGGGGTGGCGAGGAGTTCCTGATCGTCTCGCGCGCTTCAGAACGCCGCGATGCTCAGGCGCTGGCGGCACGCATTCTTTCTATCGTGGCCTCTGAGCCCATTGACCTGGGAGGCGGAAAATCTATGTTCCGGACCTGTTCCCTCGGGTGGGGAAGCTTTCCCTGGTTCCGGTCTGCTCCCGAAGCAGTTTCTATGGAAGAGATGCTTACGCTGGTTGACCGCGCGTTGTATGTGGCCAAAAACTCCGGCCGCAACCAGGCCATCGGCATCATGGCGGCTGAAAGAGAACCAGCCGGTCTGCAAGGGGAAAAATCAGTTGGAGAAACCATGGAAGTTGAGGGACGCAAAGTCAGGATATCTCGACTTCCCGGGCCGCAGAAAAAAGCCAATTAGAAAAAGTTTACTGCGGGCGTGCCCTGACGCAAACCTGCTTCCCTCTAAGGGACGTGGGCAAGATGCCCACGCGACAGCCGGCGAGACGCCGCGCTACGGTTTTAGATCAGTTTTCGAGACTAACTTATCGGGCTGCCTTTTTCTCCAGGGGCAGCAGGCGGGCACTGCGCGGTGGGCGGCGCACGCCGTTCAATGTGCGCAGATCAATCTTCAACTCGGAGATGGTGCGGCTGAGCGTATTACGGTGCATGCCCAGTTCGCGGGCAGCTTTACATTGGTTGCCGCTGTTTTCTTGCAGAACAGTGCAGATAAACCGCTTTTTGAATTCGTGTACTGCCTCGGTATAAAGAATGCCGCTTTTATGCATCTGCTGAACAAGAGCTTCGAGTTGGTCCTTCACCTGAGCGCCTCTCTTCCTAATGGGTTGCTATGAAATTAATTCCTGCCGTACGCAATTACTTCCAGCTTTACTGGCTGGGGGTTTTCTGTGGGCCACTGTGGTCTTCCTGTTCAAGGATGAATGCGTTCACCTTTTCCATTCCTTGTTTCAGCCGTCCGCGCAACTCTGCCGGCGCCAACCAACTGGCTCCATAACCAAACACTAGAAAGTAATGTCCTAGCTTGGATTGGGCCACCAGGTTGACACCTGGTGAAAATGCAACCATGCTCATCACCAGAACCGTAGCAATTACGATTCCGCGCGCCAGACCGAAGACCGCACCCAATGCCCGGTCAACCCATTGCAATCCTGCTTCCTTAAAAATCCACCGCGAAATACGTCCCGCCATCCCCGCCAGGAGAATGACGCCAAAGAAAATTGTTAAAAAGCCCGCTGAACTCGCCATCCAGGGTGCGCTGACAAATTGTTGAAACCAGGGCGCAACCCGGTGATAATCCCACGCCGCCAGAAGATAACCAGCGACCGATCCTGCGAGAAAAAATATTTCAAAGAAAAAACCCTCTGCCGCCGCCATCAACGCAGACAGCACAACAATCGCCACCAGGACCCAATCAAAACCAGTCATGTCTATGACAGGTCCAGAGTCCGCCCGGTCAGCAAGCGGTATGCCTCTGTGTACTTCTCACTGGTACGTTCCACAACATTCTCGGGCAACGCCGGCGCCGGAGGCTGCTTGTTCCAGTGGATCTCCTCCAGATAATCGCGCACGTACTGTTTGTCGTAAGAATCCTGCGCCCGTCCGGGCTGGTACTTTTCCGCCGGCCAGAAGCGGGAAGAGTCGGGCGTAAGCACCTCGTCACCCAGCACCAATCCCTTGGGCGTATTGCCAAACTCAAATTTTGTATCTGCAATGATGATGCCTCGCCCAGCGGCGTATTCTGCCGCTTTGGTATAGATCTCCAGGCTCAAGGTGCGTAATTTCTTGCTAAGCTCGGGGCCGGCGTGCTTAACCATTTCTTCGAACGAAATATTTTCGTCATGCCCGCTCAACGCCTTGGTTGACGGGGTAAAGATCGGCTCCGGTAGTTTGTCGGATTCTTTTAATCCAGCCGGCAATTGAATGCCGCATACCGTGCCGTTCTGTTTATATTCCTTCCAGGCCGAGCCTGAAATGTATCCGCGCACCACACACTCAATGGCTATCATGTCGGCCTTGACCACAAGCATGGAGCGGCCTGATAGATCATTGCGGTACTTTTGAAGATGCACCGGGTAGTCGTTCACGTTGGCTGTCACCAGATGGTTCTGGGTCACATCCTTCAAAAAATCAAACCAGAACAGGGAAAGCTGGGTGAGCACGCGGCCCTTATGCGGGATACCGGAAGCCAAAACGTAATCAAAGGCTGAGATGCGATCGGTCGCCACGAACAAAAGATGTTCGTTATCAACACGATAGACATCGCGCACCTTGCCGCTGGCATAAAGTTCCAAGTCCGCGAAATCGGTTTGCATCAAGACGGGATGGTCGGTTCGGGTCTGCACAGAACTCATACTCGAGGATAGTCGCGTATTCTAACCCCACAGAAAAATTTGTCAACATGACCAATTGGTCACTTGACCTATTGTGCAAAATTTCTTCGCTGAAAAACAGTTGACAGAAATTATTTTTTAGTTTTTATACAGGCGCTCAATGGTTTAGAGCTGTGGAAAAGTAAGTGGAAAAGTAGATCGCTTCAAAAAATACAAAATAGAGGCTGGTATTTTATCGGTTGAACCAAGCCGTAAAAACTTTTGATGGCGAACTATGCAACAGGGTGCATGTAATTTTCCCGCCGCGCGGGCTAACTGGCCGCCTTGGCTTCTTCACCGAAGCGCACGGAGACGATCTTGGAGACGCCCGGCTCCTGCATGGTCACTCCATAAAGCGTGGGCGAGATGCCCATCGTCTTCTTGTTGTGGGTGATGATGACAAATTGCGTCTGCACGCTCATTTCTTTTACCAGATCGGTGAAACGGCCGACGTTGGCTTCATCGAGTGGAGCATCCACTTCATCAAGGATGCAGAACGGGCTGGGCTGGAACTGGAAGATGCCCACCAGCAACGCCAGCGCGGTAAGCGCCTTTTCACCGCCAGAGAGCAATAGGACGTTCTGCAGCTTCTTGCCCGGAGGCGAAGCGATAACGTCAATACCGCTTTCGCTGCTGTTCTCCTGGTCGGTCAACCGCATGAACGCCTGACCGCCGCCGAACAGCTTGCGGAAGGTGAACTGGAAATTCTCGTTGATGCGCTCGAATGCCTCTTCGAACTTCTGGCGCGAGATGGCATCAATTTCCTTGATCGAGTTCAAGGTGTTCTCAATGGAATCCAGCAGGTCTTTGCGTTGCGTCTCCAGGAACGAGTGGCGTTCAG
The nucleotide sequence above comes from Terriglobales bacterium. Encoded proteins:
- a CDS encoding CvpA family protein; its protein translation is MTGFDWVLVAIVVLSALMAAAEGFFFEIFFLAGSVAGYLLAAWDYHRVAPWFQQFVSAPWMASSAGFLTIFFGVILLAGMAGRISRWIFKEAGLQWVDRALGAVFGLARGIVIATVLVMSMVAFSPGVNLVAQSKLGHYFLVFGYGASWLAPAELRGRLKQGMEKVNAFILEQEDHSGPQKTPSQ
- a CDS encoding phosphoribosylaminoimidazolesuccinocarboxamide synthase, translating into MQTRTDHPVLMQTDFADLELYASGKVRDVYRVDNEHLLFVATDRISAFDYVLASGIPHKGRVLTQLSLFWFDFLKDVTQNHLVTANVNDYPVHLQKYRNDLSGRSMLVVKADMIAIECVVRGYISGSAWKEYKQNGTVCGIQLPAGLKESDKLPEPIFTPSTKALSGHDENISFEEMVKHAGPELSKKLRTLSLEIYTKAAEYAAGRGIIIADTKFEFGNTPKGLVLGDEVLTPDSSRFWPAEKYQPGRAQDSYDKQYVRDYLEEIHWNKQPPAPALPENVVERTSEKYTEAYRLLTGRTLDLS
- a CDS encoding helix-turn-helix domain-containing protein, translating into MKDQLEALVQQMHKSGILYTEAVHEFKKRFICTVLQENSGNQCKAARELGMHRNTLSRTISELKIDLRTLNGVRRPPRSARLLPLEKKAAR